The Fibrobacter sp. genome includes a region encoding these proteins:
- a CDS encoding UDPGP type 1 family protein, translating to MANENLIEILNNFGQQDLAKHLESLSGEARTRLERDVAGQDWEELRALYEEKSSANLTDNVSSDLKPMPFKIATEDLRYDFWKETGEVLLGKGQVAAFLVAGGQGSRLGFDGPKGMFDIGLPSHKSLFQLQAERLLNLGAQAGHAIPWCIMTSPLNHEATVNFFIENNYFGMDRQNVRFFEQGTICALTPDGKAVLDGEDHLALVPDGNGGCFRALSQSGTLAWLIERGVRYVFLYSVDNALCRICDPAFVGALASEGMSMSASKVVHKANAQEKVGIFAYQNRKPGVVEYSDLPEEYRDMTNADGSLTFDGGNIAVHLFKIEGLRKLQTSKLPWHTARKTVCGIEKCWKFEQFLFDAFPQLGSMMPFGVVREEEFSPVKNADGNDSPKTARQMIGRLHRDWLRKAHVEVNPNKLYEVSPQLSYAGENLSRRVFERELGKSILEFDDV from the coding sequence ATGGCAAACGAAAACTTAATTGAAATATTGAATAACTTTGGCCAGCAGGATTTGGCTAAGCATCTGGAATCTCTCAGTGGTGAAGCCAGAACCCGTCTGGAACGTGACGTGGCAGGTCAGGACTGGGAAGAACTTCGTGCACTTTACGAAGAAAAATCCAGTGCAAATTTGACTGACAATGTGAGCTCCGATCTCAAGCCAATGCCTTTCAAGATTGCTACCGAGGATTTGCGTTACGATTTCTGGAAGGAAACAGGCGAGGTCCTTTTAGGCAAGGGCCAGGTTGCAGCGTTCCTGGTTGCCGGTGGTCAGGGTTCCCGCCTTGGCTTTGACGGCCCCAAGGGCATGTTCGATATTGGCCTTCCCAGCCATAAGAGCCTGTTCCAGCTTCAGGCGGAACGACTGCTGAATCTTGGTGCCCAGGCCGGACACGCCATTCCCTGGTGTATTATGACCAGCCCCCTCAATCACGAGGCTACGGTCAACTTCTTTATTGAAAACAACTACTTTGGCATGGACCGCCAGAATGTCCGTTTCTTTGAGCAGGGTACTATCTGCGCCTTGACTCCGGACGGAAAGGCTGTGCTGGATGGCGAAGACCATCTGGCTCTTGTGCCCGATGGAAACGGCGGTTGCTTTAGGGCTCTTTCCCAGAGTGGAACTCTGGCATGGCTTATTGAACGTGGCGTCCGCTACGTGTTCTTGTACAGCGTTGATAACGCTCTCTGCCGTATCTGTGACCCGGCCTTTGTCGGCGCCCTTGCCAGCGAAGGCATGAGCATGAGTGCATCCAAGGTGGTACATAAGGCTAACGCGCAGGAAAAGGTAGGCATCTTCGCTTATCAGAACCGCAAGCCTGGCGTTGTAGAATACAGCGACCTTCCCGAGGAATACCGCGACATGACCAATGCCGACGGTAGCTTGACTTTTGATGGCGGCAATATTGCAGTTCATCTGTTCAAGATCGAAGGCCTTCGTAAGTTGCAGACCAGCAAACTCCCGTGGCACACCGCCCGTAAGACTGTCTGCGGTATCGAGAAGTGCTGGAAGTTTGAACAGTTCCTTTTCGATGCATTCCCACAGTTGGGTTCCATGATGCCTTTCGGTGTTGTTCGTGAAGAAGAATTCAGCCCGGTGAAGAATGCCGACGGAAACGACAGTCCCAAGACTGCCCGCCAGATGATTGGTCGCCTCCATAGGGATTGGCTCCGTAAGGCCCACGTGGAAGTAAATCCCAACAAACTGTACGAAGTGTCTCCCCAGTTGAGCTATGCAGGCGAGAACCTGAGCCGCCGCGTTTTTGAACGTGAACTGGGCAAGAGCATTCTGGAATTTGACGATGTGTAG
- a CDS encoding Cof-type HAD-IIB family hydrolase produces MKILFSDLDGTLLTDDKRILPEDMAAIDALLAAGNKFLITTGRPLTSAKMLAKKYGFYKPGFFLVSFNGGLIYDCATEESILTRRISVDQVKFIMDKAHEWGMHAHTYAGDLVISEYETEQLKNYCCIMQMDYKIVDDIRQYFSATPSGAATCAPTMPINVVIRPEDPIKVNVITPKDHSSLLDFRAEMRKTTEGKLFDVFSKPEMLEFSDLKTNKGDAVRFMADFYKVPLADTIACGDEENDCPMIKAAGVGVAMANASDVAKGCADYITVNDNNHGGIAEVIAKFVL; encoded by the coding sequence ATGAAGATTCTTTTTTCAGACCTTGACGGGACTCTATTGACCGATGACAAGCGTATTCTCCCTGAGGATATGGCTGCTATCGATGCCCTTCTTGCTGCTGGAAACAAGTTTCTCATTACTACAGGAAGGCCTTTGACAAGCGCCAAGATGCTGGCCAAGAAATATGGTTTCTACAAACCGGGATTTTTTCTTGTCAGTTTCAACGGTGGGCTGATTTATGATTGCGCCACAGAGGAATCCATACTGACCCGCCGTATTTCCGTGGACCAGGTAAAGTTCATTATGGACAAGGCCCACGAGTGGGGGATGCACGCCCACACTTACGCTGGCGACCTGGTAATCTCTGAATACGAGACGGAACAGCTTAAGAATTACTGCTGCATTATGCAGATGGATTACAAGATTGTGGATGACATCCGTCAGTATTTCAGCGCAACACCATCTGGGGCGGCGACATGCGCTCCCACCATGCCGATTAACGTGGTCATTCGTCCCGAGGATCCCATTAAGGTGAACGTGATTACACCGAAGGATCATTCCAGTCTGCTCGACTTCAGGGCAGAAATGCGAAAGACCACCGAGGGCAAGCTGTTCGATGTTTTCAGCAAGCCCGAGATGTTGGAGTTTTCCGACCTTAAGACCAACAAGGGAGATGCTGTCCGGTTCATGGCGGATTTCTACAAGGTTCCCCTGGCCGATACTATTGCCTGTGGTGACGAGGAAAATGATTGCCCCATGATCAAGGCGGCTGGTGTGGGAGTTGCCATGGCGAACGCTTCTGATGTAGCCAAGGGCTGTGCGGATTATATCACTGTGAATGACAATAACCATGGCGGCATTGCCGAGGTTATTGCAAAGTTTGTTTTGTAG